In Streptomyces sp. NBC_01717, one DNA window encodes the following:
- a CDS encoding helix-turn-helix domain-containing protein, translating to MIQGAELQDLGLGEDEERTYEALLRQRAAKPEELARVLGIPRERLNAALTRLSDHGFTTPGDAASALPHPAAPAAAIRTLIHRRQAELHLRSAELERLMMSADRIAGRLMEGSPSASEGGIEVVTGTRAVGERAESLLASAEQEVMVFDRPPYAKGPEDADSSRSPGLDIKALLDRGIEVRTVIDREGLSYPGRMRSLNTLISHGLRARVTTGVPTKLIIVDRRITLLPPTETTDPTATALVVGDALLRNALVPLFETVWDQATPLGGADASLPETQKELLGLLASGLKDEAIARRMGVHVHTARRRISQLLDSLNAETRFQAGAQAILRGWLGV from the coding sequence ATGATCCAGGGGGCGGAACTGCAGGACCTCGGCCTGGGGGAGGACGAGGAGAGAACCTACGAAGCACTGCTCAGGCAACGCGCCGCGAAACCTGAAGAGTTGGCGCGTGTACTCGGCATTCCGCGCGAGCGGTTGAACGCCGCTCTGACCCGGCTCTCGGACCATGGCTTCACCACCCCCGGCGACGCCGCCTCCGCACTCCCCCACCCGGCTGCCCCGGCGGCCGCGATCCGCACCCTCATCCACCGCCGTCAGGCCGAACTCCACCTTCGTTCCGCCGAATTGGAACGCCTGATGATGTCGGCGGACCGGATCGCCGGCCGCCTGATGGAGGGTTCCCCCAGTGCGTCGGAGGGCGGAATAGAAGTGGTGACCGGCACGCGCGCCGTGGGCGAACGAGCCGAGTCGTTGCTGGCCTCAGCGGAACAGGAGGTGATGGTGTTCGATCGTCCCCCGTACGCCAAAGGCCCGGAGGACGCGGACAGTTCACGCTCTCCGGGCCTGGACATCAAGGCCCTCCTCGACAGGGGCATAGAGGTCCGTACGGTGATAGACCGCGAAGGCCTCTCCTACCCCGGCAGAATGCGCTCCCTCAACACCCTGATCTCCCACGGCCTCCGTGCCCGCGTCACCACCGGCGTCCCGACCAAACTCATCATCGTCGACCGCCGCATCACCCTCCTCCCCCCGACCGAGACCACGGATCCCACAGCCACGGCCCTGGTCGTCGGCGACGCCTTGCTCCGCAATGCCCTGGTCCCTCTCTTCGAGACGGTCTGGGACCAGGCAACCCCTCTCGGCGGCGCCGACGCTTCCCTTCCCGAAACTCAGAAGGAACTCCTCGGCCTGCTCGCCTCAGGACTCAAGGACGAAGCGATAGCCCGCCGCATGGGCGTGCATGTCCACACAGCCCGTCGCCGCATCTCACAGCTCCTGGACTCCCTGAACGCCGAAACCCGCTTTCAGGCCGGCGCACAGGCAATACTGCGGGGCTGGCTCGGCGTCTGA
- a CDS encoding M4 family metallopeptidase, protein MAALLGAAALLVGFVPAAQAATPPAATPAEVIPGTETATPALVDGIKEPADAKVSAAAAATRHLAAKKSRYRISDPKGDLKAVQTLKDGPEETVRLRQTYHGLEVLGGQYIVRMRNEGGKRTVTGTSGQYFTQLGTGTTAKVSDKVAVQRAVAAVAQQLSGGSAKLTKESVAAKNLKPLTGTAGKLVVLPQGKGVLTRRVTVSGTDPATSDPVLQQVYIDADAGFPLLQYSSIRTFGAPGQGSRSGTSAATGATATADDPAAPGREFPGTTGTGVKLDGTTVDLDLYYYASRGQYTMNDYAHMWDTSTGAINTLDARGHDVGEVSGGWPSGVREFGSDTQTFGQDATEAGAVDAHWAAGKVYDYYKQVHGRDSLDGRGGTINSMVGVTSGGQPYVNAFWDGSKMVYGTGDAEYKPLSADLDVVGHEMTHGVVENTANLVYAGQSGAMNEAIADYFGNAIDVTASGTSMSDPDSGLLGEDLCRSATPRECAFRDLNDGATTSKNFLGVTYGSDNGGVHLNSTIYSGALWDIRQDLGADLADRIAYKALAEYMTPLDGFTQGRNATIAAAKALGVTSKQLAVVTRSFNAHGIVSGWEKALGVDSDKLLGRLNTYSTGTGAGGGWWAASRSNDDGSEPFSVWAGKTTGGGLRMISSNDGNYNVYPATDGKTVVWASFGTSSISVYTRPISGGLPKKIWSSYTSISGLKIDGDIVVFEESDPYGRRHAGYVNIRTGRQAYVDGGSYSKSSALPSVKGTTVAYGKSWPDASGYHLGIETLDVATGKTTLMPGVDQAQAIGGTGLDGTHVLWLADDDADGTMAVRRAGYDGSKPLDLTPESGDGALHAFDLTVSDTSATVTAQVPDTVLRNESLAKLWQVPTDGTGPAVRVSCNRGEQLYAAADGGQRVVWIDGTTGYTDLVTRERPAGRCA, encoded by the coding sequence GTGGCGGCCCTGCTGGGAGCCGCCGCTCTGCTCGTCGGCTTCGTACCCGCGGCTCAGGCGGCAACCCCGCCGGCCGCGACGCCTGCAGAAGTCATCCCGGGGACGGAGACCGCGACCCCGGCACTGGTGGACGGAATCAAGGAACCGGCGGATGCGAAGGTGAGTGCGGCCGCTGCCGCCACCAGGCATCTCGCCGCCAAGAAGAGCCGGTACCGCATCAGTGACCCCAAGGGTGATCTGAAGGCTGTGCAAACCCTCAAGGACGGGCCCGAGGAGACCGTACGGCTCCGACAGACGTACCACGGGCTCGAGGTGCTCGGCGGCCAGTACATCGTGCGGATGAGGAACGAGGGCGGGAAACGGACGGTCACCGGGACCTCCGGGCAGTACTTCACCCAGCTCGGCACCGGCACCACCGCCAAGGTCTCCGACAAGGTCGCCGTACAGCGTGCGGTCGCCGCCGTCGCCCAGCAGCTGAGCGGAGGAAGCGCCAAGCTCACCAAGGAGAGCGTGGCCGCCAAGAACCTCAAGCCGCTCACCGGAACCGCCGGCAAGCTGGTGGTCCTGCCGCAGGGCAAGGGCGTACTGACGCGCCGGGTCACCGTCTCGGGCACGGATCCGGCTACCAGCGATCCGGTGCTGCAGCAGGTCTACATCGACGCGGACGCCGGATTCCCCCTCCTTCAGTACAGCTCGATCAGGACCTTCGGCGCGCCCGGCCAGGGCAGCCGGAGCGGCACGTCCGCAGCGACCGGCGCCACCGCGACGGCCGACGACCCCGCGGCCCCGGGGCGGGAGTTCCCCGGCACCACCGGCACCGGCGTCAAGCTCGACGGGACCACGGTCGACCTGGATCTCTACTACTACGCCTCGCGCGGCCAGTACACGATGAACGACTACGCCCACATGTGGGACACCTCCACCGGCGCGATCAACACCCTCGATGCCCGCGGCCACGACGTCGGCGAAGTGTCCGGAGGCTGGCCCAGCGGAGTCAGGGAGTTCGGCTCCGACACCCAGACGTTCGGGCAGGATGCCACCGAAGCGGGCGCGGTCGACGCGCACTGGGCGGCCGGCAAGGTCTACGACTACTACAAGCAGGTCCACGGCCGCGACAGCCTCGACGGGCGTGGCGGGACGATCAACTCCATGGTCGGTGTCACTTCCGGCGGGCAGCCGTACGTCAACGCCTTCTGGGACGGCTCCAAGATGGTGTACGGAACGGGCGACGCCGAGTACAAGCCGCTCTCCGCCGACCTGGACGTGGTCGGCCACGAGATGACCCACGGCGTCGTCGAGAACACCGCCAATCTGGTGTACGCGGGCCAGTCCGGCGCCATGAACGAGGCGATCGCCGACTACTTCGGCAACGCCATCGACGTCACCGCCTCCGGTACGTCCATGAGCGACCCCGACTCCGGGCTGCTCGGCGAGGACCTCTGCCGCAGCGCGACCCCGCGTGAGTGCGCCTTCCGCGACCTCAACGACGGTGCGACCACCTCCAAGAACTTCCTCGGGGTCACCTACGGCAGCGACAACGGCGGCGTCCACCTCAACTCCACGATCTACTCGGGTGCCCTCTGGGACATCCGCCAGGACCTGGGCGCCGACCTCGCAGACAGGATCGCGTACAAGGCGCTCGCCGAGTACATGACACCGCTGGACGGCTTCACCCAGGGACGTAACGCCACGATCGCGGCGGCCAAGGCACTCGGTGTGACCTCCAAGCAGCTCGCCGTCGTCACACGGTCGTTCAACGCCCACGGCATTGTGTCCGGTTGGGAGAAGGCGCTCGGTGTCGACTCCGACAAGCTCCTGGGCAGGCTCAACACCTACTCCACCGGGACCGGCGCGGGTGGTGGCTGGTGGGCCGCTTCCCGGTCCAACGACGACGGATCGGAACCGTTCTCCGTCTGGGCGGGAAAGACCACCGGCGGCGGGCTGCGGATGATCAGCTCCAACGACGGGAACTACAACGTCTACCCGGCGACCGACGGCAAGACCGTCGTCTGGGCCTCGTTCGGCACATCGAGCATCAGTGTCTACACACGGCCGATCTCGGGCGGGCTCCCGAAGAAGATCTGGTCCTCCTACACCTCGATCAGCGGGCTGAAGATCGACGGCGACATCGTGGTCTTCGAGGAGTCCGACCCCTACGGCCGCCGACATGCCGGTTACGTCAACATCAGGACCGGACGGCAGGCGTACGTCGACGGAGGCTCGTACTCCAAGAGCTCGGCGCTGCCCTCGGTCAAGGGCACGACCGTCGCGTACGGAAAGAGCTGGCCGGACGCGTCCGGCTACCACTTGGGCATCGAGACCCTCGACGTGGCCACGGGCAAGACCACGCTGATGCCGGGTGTCGACCAGGCGCAGGCAATCGGCGGGACCGGCCTCGACGGCACCCATGTCCTGTGGCTGGCGGACGACGACGCCGACGGCACGATGGCGGTCCGCCGGGCCGGCTACGACGGCTCCAAGCCGCTCGACCTGACTCCCGAGTCGGGCGACGGGGCGCTCCACGCCTTCGACCTGACGGTCAGTGACACCTCGGCGACGGTCACCGCCCAGGTACCGGACACGGTCTTGCGCAATGAGTCGCTCGCGAAGCTCTGGCAGGTCCCGACGGACGGCACGGGCCCGGCGGTGCGCGTCTCCTGCAACCGCGGGGAGCAGCTCTACGCGGCGGCCGACGGCGGGCAGCGGGTGGTGTGGATCGACGGGACCACGGGCTACACGGACCTGGTGACGCGGGAGCGTCCGGCGGGCCGTTGTGCGTGA
- a CDS encoding FUSC family protein: MTNDQRRWTHNTLRSSRSYLARFQWRKLWQFGPFHWSDVAPWRAVRVAVGVMVPLAVGSACGRLDYGAFAALGALPAGFASFQGVTRSRVAAVAVASAGMAVSTFVGAVTAATAPWLLVPVVVVWGYVVGLAVCLGPRLSVAALQWPVGLLIAIGMPLGPTEAALRAGLVLAGGLFQGLLVAVSWAFQRGDPERAALAESYRILAVYASGPAAGHFGPPSPTAFPSAVVLTDPNPLLPMNVRLRFLDLLEQAERIRVSLAALAERAADDPSEATLRPAAGAARALDLIADTLSAGRAERAGRLRELNELLPSLAVAPGTRGQLATEALFGQLRAVTRSLAGLDAGPGRTPVNHTAISPVVPAGQDGIGWASLTLRANLALSGETGRHAVRLAVVAGLAEVMVQATGLFEGRWVVLTIFLVLKPDYTSTVYRSIQRAVGTAVGAGLGAAAAWLAHPSSVGLIVAAGIAVAAAYALFDVNYVIYSSFLTVFIVILLDIFGLPADTTAVARLTNTAVGAVLALIAYSVWPTWEGLTAQEKFARMVEVHNTYTTALLRSLAHPARTDPARLRGLQATARRARTDAEASSDRLADEPPHSPLTPAVARTLVAVVTRLAHTELSLHALVPPQATAIGGEEGEARDADADRLEALATAFDIAMITLAEAVRTLQPPGPIPPLRQVQGALRNRPTALDPRLLQITDHLVDTAHTLEDVLRRHLAPPVAGADRPGT; this comes from the coding sequence ATGACCAACGACCAGCGTCGATGGACGCACAACACGCTTCGGTCCAGCCGCAGCTATCTGGCCCGATTCCAATGGCGGAAGCTGTGGCAATTCGGACCGTTCCATTGGAGTGATGTCGCTCCCTGGCGCGCAGTCCGGGTGGCCGTCGGTGTGATGGTGCCGCTCGCGGTCGGATCAGCCTGCGGACGCCTCGACTACGGTGCCTTCGCGGCTCTGGGAGCGCTGCCTGCCGGATTCGCTTCGTTCCAGGGCGTGACCCGGAGCCGGGTGGCGGCCGTGGCAGTGGCCAGCGCAGGCATGGCGGTCTCCACCTTCGTCGGCGCGGTCACGGCGGCGACTGCGCCATGGCTGCTGGTACCGGTCGTTGTCGTCTGGGGTTACGTCGTCGGGCTGGCCGTCTGCCTCGGGCCGAGGCTGAGCGTGGCGGCCCTCCAATGGCCGGTGGGGCTGCTGATCGCGATCGGTATGCCGCTCGGGCCGACGGAAGCTGCACTGCGGGCCGGTCTGGTGCTCGCCGGCGGGCTGTTCCAGGGCCTGCTCGTCGCCGTTTCCTGGGCTTTCCAGCGAGGCGACCCGGAGCGCGCGGCGCTCGCCGAGTCCTACCGGATCCTCGCCGTCTACGCCTCCGGCCCGGCAGCCGGGCACTTCGGGCCGCCGTCGCCGACGGCCTTTCCCTCGGCCGTTGTTCTCACCGACCCCAACCCGCTGCTGCCGATGAACGTGCGACTGCGCTTCCTGGACCTGCTCGAGCAAGCGGAACGCATCCGCGTCTCGCTCGCGGCTCTGGCCGAGCGTGCCGCTGACGACCCTTCGGAGGCCACCCTTCGCCCTGCCGCCGGCGCCGCCCGGGCGCTGGATCTCATCGCCGACACACTGAGTGCCGGACGAGCCGAACGTGCCGGACGGCTGCGCGAGTTGAACGAACTCCTGCCGAGCCTGGCTGTCGCCCCCGGCACCCGCGGGCAGTTGGCGACCGAGGCGCTCTTCGGACAGCTCCGTGCCGTGACCCGGAGCCTGGCCGGCCTTGACGCGGGGCCCGGGCGAACGCCGGTGAACCATACGGCGATCAGCCCTGTGGTTCCGGCCGGCCAGGATGGCATCGGATGGGCATCCCTCACCCTGCGAGCCAATCTCGCCCTGTCCGGGGAGACCGGGCGTCACGCTGTGCGGCTGGCCGTGGTCGCGGGGCTCGCCGAGGTGATGGTCCAGGCCACCGGCCTGTTCGAAGGCCGTTGGGTGGTACTGACGATCTTCCTGGTGCTCAAGCCCGACTACACCTCCACGGTGTACCGCAGCATCCAACGGGCAGTGGGCACGGCCGTCGGAGCCGGTCTCGGTGCGGCAGCGGCGTGGCTTGCCCACCCGAGCTCGGTCGGGCTGATCGTCGCGGCCGGGATCGCTGTCGCGGCCGCCTATGCCCTGTTCGACGTGAACTACGTGATCTACAGCAGCTTCCTCACCGTCTTCATCGTGATCCTCCTCGACATCTTCGGCCTGCCCGCGGACACCACCGCCGTGGCCCGCCTGACCAACACCGCTGTCGGAGCGGTCCTCGCGCTCATCGCCTACTCCGTGTGGCCGACCTGGGAAGGACTCACCGCCCAGGAGAAGTTCGCCCGGATGGTCGAGGTCCACAACACCTACACCACTGCCCTGTTGCGCAGCCTTGCCCATCCCGCGCGGACCGATCCGGCCCGACTGCGCGGCCTTCAAGCCACCGCCCGCCGCGCCCGCACCGACGCCGAGGCGTCCTCGGACCGTCTGGCCGACGAGCCGCCGCACTCGCCGTTGACTCCCGCCGTCGCGCGGACTCTGGTCGCCGTGGTGACCCGGCTGGCCCACACCGAACTGTCGCTGCACGCCCTCGTCCCGCCGCAGGCTACGGCCATCGGCGGGGAAGAAGGCGAGGCCCGGGACGCCGATGCCGATCGGCTCGAAGCCCTGGCCACCGCGTTCGACATCGCGATGATCACTCTGGCCGAGGCGGTCAGGACGTTGCAGCCTCCCGGCCCGATTCCCCCGCTCCGCCAGGTCCAGGGCGCGCTGCGCAACCGGCCGACCGCGCTCGATCCCCGTCTGCTGCAGATCACGGACCACCTGGTCGACACCGCCCACACGCTGGAGGACGTCCTTCGGCGACATCTTGCTCCACCGGTCGCCGGGGCCGACCGACCCGGCACGTGA
- a CDS encoding HPP family protein has protein sequence MPEVLDVSTRPRKRPPIRWRKPDEPQLPPRTVASAAITTSVGLALLVAVGALTHQMVLVPPLAATMAIVTATPASPLAQPRHVIGGHMLSCLVCFTVLALGWHGPWAAVVACGIACGLVLVLKAAHPPAMATAVMIMLTAPPATRFVPLLAAGAVLLVMVQMVSARLQREVYPTSWW, from the coding sequence ATGCCGGAAGTCTTGGATGTCTCAACCCGCCCACGGAAGCGGCCTCCGATTCGCTGGAGGAAACCCGACGAGCCGCAACTGCCCCCGCGCACGGTCGCGTCGGCGGCCATCACCACGTCGGTCGGATTGGCCTTGTTGGTGGCCGTGGGGGCTCTCACGCACCAGATGGTGCTTGTACCGCCGCTCGCGGCCACGATGGCGATCGTCACCGCGACTCCCGCCTCGCCTCTGGCGCAGCCCCGCCATGTCATCGGCGGCCACATGCTGTCCTGCCTTGTCTGCTTCACGGTGCTGGCCCTCGGCTGGCACGGCCCTTGGGCCGCTGTCGTGGCCTGCGGCATCGCCTGCGGACTCGTGCTCGTGCTCAAGGCGGCCCATCCACCAGCCATGGCGACCGCCGTCATGATCATGCTCACCGCCCCGCCTGCTACCCGCTTCGTACCCCTGCTGGCCGCGGGCGCGGTGCTGCTCGTCATGGTGCAGATGGTCTCCGCCCGTCTGCAGCGAGAGGTCTATCCCACCTCCTGGTGGTGA